In one window of bacterium DNA:
- a CDS encoding DNA-directed RNA polymerase subunit alpha codes for MEKNWKSLTRPKRLEFVEDSKTDTFRRFTAEPFERGFGTTLGNALRRVLLSSLQGAAVTAFRIEGVLHEFSTIPGVFEDVTQVVLNLKELRFKVHSGAHKVISIDVAREGVVTAGDIITDQDVEILNPELPIATLEKGAHLKMEMVVEVNKGFVPAELNKDEELSVDFIIVDSIHSPIVKVNYWVENARVGRTTDYDKLIMEITTDGSIAPDDALAISAKIVKEHMNLFINFEEDDVHDEKEEKESEQEKKKLYEKLNKHVNELELSVRSINCLQNANIGNIGELVQKTEPEMLRTKNFGRKSLNELKDILEEMGLTFGMDILGWTPSEDEPEETQEAV; via the coding sequence ATGGAAAAGAACTGGAAAAGTCTGACGCGCCCTAAAAGGCTGGAGTTCGTAGAGGACTCGAAAACAGACACCTTCCGCCGTTTCACGGCAGAGCCTTTCGAGAGAGGCTTCGGAACGACACTGGGTAACGCACTTCGCAGGGTCCTGCTCTCCTCCCTCCAGGGAGCGGCTGTTACAGCCTTCAGGATCGAGGGCGTCCTCCACGAGTTCTCGACTATTCCGGGGGTTTTCGAGGACGTGACGCAGGTGGTTCTGAACCTGAAGGAACTGCGTTTCAAGGTTCATTCGGGGGCCCACAAGGTGATCTCCATCGATGTGGCGCGCGAAGGCGTAGTCACTGCCGGCGATATCATCACGGACCAGGACGTCGAGATCCTGAATCCCGAGCTCCCCATCGCCACCCTGGAGAAGGGCGCTCATCTCAAGATGGAGATGGTCGTGGAGGTCAACAAGGGGTTTGTACCTGCCGAGCTCAACAAGGATGAAGAACTTTCGGTGGATTTCATAATCGTCGATTCGATCCACTCTCCTATCGTCAAGGTGAACTACTGGGTGGAAAACGCCCGTGTCGGTCGAACGACCGATTACGACAAACTCATCATGGAGATCACCACTGACGGCAGCATAGCGCCGGATGATGCTCTCGCCATCTCCGCGAAGATCGTCAAGGAGCACATGAACCTCTTCATCAATTTCGAGGAGGACGATGTCCACGATGAGAAAGAGGAAAAGGAATCGGAGCAGGAAAAAAAGAAGCTCTACGAGAAGCTCAACAAGCACGTCAATGAGCTCGAGCTCTCTGTCCGGTCCATTAACTGTCTGCAGAATGCCAACATCGGGAATATCGGCGAACTGGTCCAGAAGACCGAACCGGAGATGCTCAGGACCAAGAATTTCGGCCGTAAATCCCTTAATGAGCTCAAGGATATCCTCGAGGAGATGGGCCTTACCTTCGGTATGGACATCCTGGGGTGGACCCCCTCCGAGGACGAGCCTGAAGAAACCCAGGAAGCAGTCTGA
- the rplQ gene encoding 50S ribosomal protein L17, translated as MRHGISGKKFNRTSSHRKSMFRNMVTSLLQHERIVTTETKAKEIGRLTEKMITLGKREDLHARRQAVAYVRSNEVVKKLFTEYAERYKNRQGGYTRVIKMDPRAGDNAPMALVELVDRPIKEAKEKSPKVKGKAKAAPKAKAAAKAKEDKPAKKAPARKKDTDKKAAAKPKKAPVKNVAVKKDKKD; from the coding sequence ATGCGGCATGGCATATCAGGGAAAAAGTTCAACAGGACATCGTCACACAGGAAATCCATGTTCAGGAACATGGTCACCTCCCTCCTCCAGCACGAGAGGATCGTCACCACCGAGACCAAGGCCAAGGAGATCGGAAGGCTGACCGAGAAGATGATCACTCTCGGAAAACGGGAGGATCTTCACGCCAGGAGACAGGCCGTGGCGTATGTCAGAAGCAACGAGGTCGTCAAAAAACTTTTCACTGAATATGCCGAGCGTTACAAAAACCGCCAAGGCGGCTATACGAGGGTTATCAAGATGGACCCGCGGGCCGGGGACAACGCACCCATGGCCCTGGTGGAGCTGGTGGACAGGCCGATAAAAGAGGCCAAGGAGAAAAGTCCAAAGGTCAAAGGAAAGGCCAAAGCTGCGCCCAAGGCGAAGGCTGCCGCCAAGGCGAAGGAAGACAAGCCTGCCAAGAAGGCTCCTGCCAGGAAGAAGGACACCGACAAGAAAGCCGCAGCCAAGCCGAAAAAAGCGCCTGTCAAAAATGTGGCCGTAAAGAAGGACAAAAAGGACTGA